One segment of Streptomyces sp. TG1A-8 DNA contains the following:
- a CDS encoding serine hydrolase, with amino-acid sequence MDLLAHLEAYVATADEAGFSRAADRLGIAQPLLSRRIKVLEDHFGGRLSDRSRRQVPTTEFGLFLLPYAQDVLDRAQRLRRAARSARQARPRATGARGTCRAGWSRCWRRDRRARRGAVRCGGRGRGSAAGGTRMNAEAVHRPACVGGDGGLLALAEETARDWADLGVRGAFLARNPDSGEELGFDVDEAVPLASVVKVPLVLAVLDRIATGELDPARPVTVDPATSGVGPTGLAAFRHPATVAVGDLLFLMLSVSDNAAADALFDLVPVADVDARLRAWGCAGIRVRHRMNHMYECAAGAAGDDFSLALELAVRDEGSGRHAIGTLDPVYANLGTASALVGLLQRVWRDEVSHPRATAELRRLMGLQVFVQRLTGELRADSLRLSGKAGTFLHLRHEIGVVEADSGDRVALAALTRADRRAGPGPDIDLAIGTAARQAFEALRG; translated from the coding sequence ATGGACCTCCTCGCACACCTAGAGGCGTACGTCGCGACCGCCGACGAGGCGGGCTTCTCCCGGGCGGCGGACCGGCTCGGGATCGCCCAGCCGCTGCTGAGCCGTCGCATCAAGGTGCTGGAGGACCACTTCGGGGGCCGGCTGTCCGACCGCTCCCGGCGCCAGGTCCCGACCACGGAGTTCGGCCTGTTCCTGCTGCCGTACGCCCAGGACGTGCTGGACCGGGCCCAGCGGCTGCGCCGGGCCGCCCGCTCGGCCCGACAGGCGCGGCCCCGCGCCACCGGGGCGCGGGGGACGTGCCGGGCTGGCTGGTCGCGCTGCTGGCGGCGGGACCGCCGCGCCCGGCGCGGGGCGGTCCGGTGCGGCGGCCGGGGACGCGGCAGCGCGGCTGGCGGCACGCGGATGAACGCGGAGGCGGTGCACCGGCCGGCCTGTGTCGGCGGCGACGGCGGTCTCCTCGCCCTGGCCGAGGAGACCGCCCGGGACTGGGCGGACCTCGGTGTGCGCGGGGCGTTCCTCGCCCGCAACCCCGACTCGGGCGAGGAGCTCGGCTTCGACGTGGACGAGGCGGTGCCGCTGGCCTCGGTGGTGAAGGTCCCGCTCGTCCTGGCCGTGCTGGACCGGATCGCGACCGGGGAGCTGGATCCGGCCCGCCCGGTGACGGTCGACCCGGCCACCAGCGGCGTCGGCCCCACCGGGCTGGCGGCGTTCCGGCACCCGGCCACCGTCGCGGTCGGCGACCTGCTGTTCCTGATGCTCTCGGTGAGCGACAACGCCGCCGCCGACGCGCTGTTCGACCTGGTGCCGGTGGCCGACGTCGACGCGCGGCTGCGCGCCTGGGGCTGCGCGGGCATCAGGGTGCGGCACCGGATGAACCACATGTACGAGTGCGCCGCCGGTGCCGCCGGCGACGACTTCTCCCTCGCCCTGGAGCTGGCCGTCCGGGACGAGGGGTCGGGCCGGCACGCCATCGGGACGCTCGACCCGGTGTACGCCAACCTCGGCACCGCTTCCGCACTCGTCGGCCTCCTGCAGCGCGTGTGGCGCGACGAGGTCTCCCACCCCCGCGCGACCGCCGAGCTGCGCCGGCTGATGGGGCTTCAGGTCTTCGTCCAGCGGCTGACGGGTGAGCTGCGCGCCGACAGCCTGCGGCTGAGCGGCAAGGCGGGCACCTTCCTGCACCTGCGGCACGAGATCGGCGTGGTGGAGGCCGACTCCGGGGACCGGGTGGCGCTGGCCGCGCTCACCCGCGCCGACCGCCGGGCCGGGCCGGGCCCGGACATCGACCTCGCGATCGGCACCGCCGCACGGCAGGCGTTCGAGGCCCTGCGCGGCTGA